One genomic segment of Candidatus Bathyarchaeota archaeon includes these proteins:
- a CDS encoding type II secretion system F family protein: MPLLEKLEAFSFRLFGKVTPYLMQHGFQVKTPLERARIRIYPQTYISLMLLAIVLTLPVSVSAVFLALHFSVLPLLILGLLPVFVVAGFMLMPLSNASDRSSNLEREMPFAAAYISVMSSGGLAPYTSFKRITQVDLMPTMRKEANDIIKDVELFGIDPLSALESSAKRNPLDIYKDFLSGYASTVIIGGDIGHYLERKAEDIFKTRALRVKAAAERLGMLLETFIIVMVMMSLCFYILFAVNNIQTGTTVQSAPDISDFSGVIMYTYVFTPMLSALFVYLAHSMQPKTPMVDMRPYKVFGISSGVAIAVFMLLTNFMGMLELPIITNLQAIGLDLSIALAVALVISVAPAAVVHIKLTKTRNSMEQGVASFLRDLTEVRKTGLSPEKCIESLSKRDYGSFTKELRKISSEISWGIPIKRVMMDFLHRTKSWMVQIVMFLLVETIDVGGGTIAMIESLARFNNLTQDVEKEKKMSTRPFIMMPYLASILLVATTVMMMGLTTDIAVPGVDAPPTDNSLMQTVFMTAVIFNSYLIGIVAGKISEESIAAGFKHSAILVVISILAAKLIPQFITIV; this comes from the coding sequence TTGCCGCTGCTCGAAAAGCTTGAAGCGTTTTCTTTCCGCCTATTTGGCAAAGTCACACCGTACCTGATGCAGCACGGTTTCCAAGTTAAAACGCCTCTTGAGCGTGCCCGCATCCGAATTTATCCCCAAACCTACATTTCCCTCATGCTTTTGGCTATAGTTTTAACCTTGCCCGTTTCAGTGTCGGCTGTGTTTTTGGCGTTGCACTTTAGTGTTCTTCCTTTGCTGATTTTGGGGTTGCTTCCGGTTTTTGTGGTGGCAGGTTTTATGCTTATGCCCCTATCCAACGCCAGTGACCGTTCTTCAAACCTTGAACGTGAAATGCCTTTCGCCGCTGCCTACATCAGCGTCATGTCCTCAGGTGGACTCGCTCCTTATACCAGCTTCAAACGCATAACGCAGGTTGATTTAATGCCGACCATGCGAAAAGAAGCCAACGACATCATCAAAGACGTAGAACTTTTTGGCATAGACCCCTTGTCCGCTTTGGAATCTTCGGCGAAGAGAAATCCGCTGGATATTTACAAGGATTTCTTGAGTGGTTATGCTTCAACTGTTATCATTGGTGGTGACATCGGGCATTATTTGGAACGTAAAGCTGAGGACATTTTTAAAACCCGAGCATTGCGGGTTAAAGCTGCGGCAGAACGATTGGGCATGCTGCTTGAAACCTTCATTATTGTAATGGTCATGATGTCACTGTGTTTCTATATTCTCTTTGCCGTCAACAATATCCAGACAGGCACGACCGTCCAGTCAGCTCCAGACATCTCCGACTTTTCAGGAGTTATCATGTACACGTATGTTTTCACGCCCATGCTCTCTGCACTATTTGTGTACTTGGCACATAGTATGCAACCCAAAACCCCTATGGTGGATATGCGTCCCTACAAAGTCTTTGGCATTTCCAGTGGTGTTGCCATCGCCGTTTTCATGTTGTTAACAAACTTCATGGGCATGCTTGAACTTCCCATAATCACCAACCTGCAAGCCATAGGTCTTGACCTTTCAATCGCCTTGGCAGTTGCTCTTGTCATTTCCGTTGCCCCCGCCGCAGTAGTTCACATTAAATTAACAAAAACCCGAAACAGCATGGAACAAGGCGTCGCAAGTTTTCTGCGTGACCTCACCGAAGTGCGAAAAACAGGTTTGTCACCTGAAAAATGCATCGAAAGCCTCTCAAAACGTGACTACGGCAGCTTTACCAAGGAACTAAGAAAAATTAGTTCTGAAATTTCTTGGGGCATACCCATTAAGCGTGTGATGATGGATTTTTTGCATCGCACGAAGAGTTGGATGGTGCAAATTGTCATGTTTTTGTTAGTTGAAACAATTGACGTGGGCGGCGGCACGATTGCTATGATTGAGTCTTTGGCGCGTTTTAACAATCTGACACAGGATGTTGAGAAAGAAAAGAAGATGTCTACTCGCCCATTTATTATGATGCCATATTTGGCTTCGATTCTGTTGGTGGCAACCACGGTTATGATGATGGGATTAACCACAGATATAGCTGTGCCTGGTGTTGACGCTCCGCCAACAGACAATAGTTTAATGCAAACTGTGTTCATGACCGCGGTTATCTTTAACAGTTATTTAATTGGGATTGTGGCTGGAAAAATCAGTGAAGAATCCATTGCTGCTGGTTTTAAGCATTCGGCAATTCTTGTGGTGATTTCGATTTTGGCTGCAAAACTGATTCCGCAATTTATAACCATTGTATAG
- a CDS encoding type II/IV secretion system ATPase subunit produces MLQQRAKQALQQAQHQLQQTKQKIKLSQANTDYKIRQTLRKIQQTTTTNTPNQTPKIKKTTKKPKKTKITLKTKNKKQTPNTPQPQTAPKPLISKDLKIIEKYSLYEPFAQVVIVQDTKTGEHKYILDELQLDPLEKNVYQRILEMLLVEIESPKEEISDPRKFFADEAQKIVEKYRISLGWLPDVSWYKILYHAERDLVGFGKIDPLMRDPNIEDISCDGVEKSVYIWHRVFESIETNVKFDSDEDLDNLVVKLVHMAGKHVSSAFPIVDASLPGKHRLAVAYRREITPFGTAFTIRKFREDPYSIIDLINIGTFNEEMAAYLWICLENRASVMVLGGTAAGKTTALNALGCLVKPGSKIMTIEETAELNLSHENWVSLIARQSYGLGGNSVGEVALFDLVKTCMRHRPDLMIVGEVRGQEAYVLFQALATGHGGMCTMHAENVQSAVKRLTQKPMDISPAYIPLMNIVMSVQRVHLVKNGEKKAYRRVLSVNEIIDHQNFVNPFKWDPIKDVQGVDLGCSFLLVHISERLGISKEQLIEELHRRRDVLVWMRQQNIRSYKDVATNIAEYYARPKKFYEKVMSTEEAKPVAAARKA; encoded by the coding sequence ACCAAAAAACCCAAAAAAACAAAAATAACCCTAAAAACCAAAAACAAAAAACAAACACCCAACACTCCCCAACCCCAAACAGCCCCCAAACCCCTAATATCCAAAGACCTCAAAATCATCGAAAAATACTCACTCTACGAACCCTTCGCCCAAGTCGTAATCGTCCAAGACACCAAAACAGGCGAACACAAATACATCCTAGACGAACTACAGCTTGACCCACTGGAAAAAAATGTTTACCAACGCATATTAGAAATGTTGCTAGTAGAAATTGAATCTCCAAAAGAAGAAATCAGCGATCCCCGCAAATTTTTCGCGGACGAAGCCCAAAAAATCGTGGAGAAATATCGCATCAGCTTGGGTTGGCTTCCTGATGTTTCATGGTACAAAATCCTCTACCATGCCGAACGTGACCTTGTCGGTTTTGGTAAAATTGACCCCCTAATGCGCGACCCAAACATTGAAGATATCAGTTGCGACGGGGTAGAAAAATCGGTTTACATTTGGCATCGAGTGTTTGAGAGTATAGAAACTAACGTGAAATTTGACAGTGATGAAGACCTCGACAACCTCGTAGTCAAACTCGTGCACATGGCAGGCAAACACGTAAGCAGTGCTTTCCCAATCGTTGACGCCTCTCTCCCCGGAAAACATCGCCTTGCCGTCGCGTACCGCAGAGAAATCACCCCCTTTGGAACCGCGTTCACCATCCGTAAGTTCCGTGAAGATCCCTACTCCATAATTGACCTCATCAATATTGGAACTTTCAACGAGGAAATGGCGGCTTATTTGTGGATATGTCTAGAAAATCGTGCGTCTGTGATGGTTCTGGGTGGAACCGCTGCAGGAAAAACCACTGCGCTCAATGCGTTGGGTTGCCTCGTTAAACCGGGCAGTAAAATTATGACTATTGAGGAAACTGCTGAGTTGAATTTGTCGCACGAAAACTGGGTTTCATTGATTGCGCGTCAGAGCTACGGTTTGGGCGGTAATAGTGTGGGTGAGGTGGCTTTGTTTGATTTGGTTAAGACTTGTATGCGGCATCGTCCTGACTTGATGATTGTGGGTGAGGTTCGTGGTCAGGAAGCGTATGTGCTGTTTCAAGCTTTGGCGACAGGTCACGGTGGCATGTGTACTATGCACGCTGAAAACGTGCAGTCAGCAGTTAAACGTTTAACACAGAAACCCATGGACATATCCCCCGCGTACATTCCCTTGATGAATATTGTGATGTCGGTTCAGCGCGTTCACCTTGTCAAAAACGGCGAAAAGAAAGCATACCGCCGCGTACTTTCCGTAAACGAAATCATTGACCACCAAAATTTTGTTAACCCCTTCAAATGGGACCCAATCAAAGACGTTCAAGGTGTGGATTTGGGTTGCAGTTTTTTGCTTGTTCATATTTCTGAGCGGCTTGGCATCAGCAAGGAACAGTTAATTGAGGAGCTGCATCGCCGCCGAGATGTTCTGGTTTGGATGCGACAGCAAAACATCCGAAGCTACAAAGACGTTGCCACAAACATTGCCGAGTACTATGCGCGACCTAAAAAATTCTACGAAAAAGTGATGAGCACTGAGGAGGCAAAGCCGGTTGCCGCTGCTCGAAAAGCTTGA